The following proteins are encoded in a genomic region of Magallana gigas chromosome 1, xbMagGiga1.1, whole genome shotgun sequence:
- the LOC109617223 gene encoding uncharacterized protein: MPVYHCCVPECTSSTRKLQDLDKHPHMKDVTFYSLPKKSDQRRRNQWIRLIRREKSWVPNKYTRICSCHFEPGSNTPTLFPYNNFKKSSYTRKTSNSIQMPDDISDEAETSTESNSDIPLHHYEEDNIPYVAEEYEINTSHDRSEGVKHVKKVECITNPPFLDHVYAAGTSPGSTDVNVQDTAVQTDMTMNDINIMSDQIHQLQAKLDDKTTLLRECFIETVTKNDENVKLYTGLPSLAMLLGIFNILAAKCSALKYWSGPPSAQEKNYQRNRHGKPGPSRKLSFYQEFILSLVRLRLGLFEFCIADLFGVSKSRVSQIFITWITFMSNTFGNFLRWPSRRQVKKYMPLSFRKQYPNTRAIIDCTEFFLQRPRSPTAQAATYSTYKSKNTAKCLLAISPAGNFTFVSKLYGGNVSDRFITEDSGFLNFVEEGDDIMADRGFTIRDLLTDKKATLNIPPFTRKCPWGKKKRLNVNEIKQTRKIAKLRIHVERAIQRLKLFRLIGNLIPWSLKPVINQMIKVSAFLCNLMPTLVRK, encoded by the exons ATGCCGGTCTATCATTGCTGCGTGCCAGAATGCACATCTTCGACAAGAAAACTTCAAGATTTGGATAAACATCCACACATGAAAGATGTAACTTTTTATTCATTGCCTAAAAAGTCGGACCAAAGGAGAAGAAACCAGTGGATAAGGCTCATCAGACGGGAGAAGTCTTGGGTGCCAAACAAATATACAAGAATTTGTTCTTGCCATTTTGAGCCCGGCTCAAATACTCCGACATTATTTCCATacaacaatttcaaaaaatcgTCTTATACTAG GAAAACAAGCAACTCTATCCAGATGCCAGATGATATCAGTGATGAGGCAGAAACTTCAACAGAAAGCAATAGTGACATACCTCTTCATCATTATGAAGAAGACAACATCCCCTACGTTGCTGAGGAATATGAAATCAACACCAGTCATGATAGATCTGAGG GTGTGAAGCATGTGAAGAAAGTGGAATGTATAACAAATCCTCCCTTCCTCGATCATGTTTATGCTGCTGGTACATCACCAGGTTCTACTGATGTGAACGTCCAGGATACAGCAGTGCAAACGGACATGACCATGAATGATATCAACATAATGTCTGATCAAATCCACCAACTTCAAGCAAAACTTGATGACAAGACCACTCTTTTAAGAGAATGTTTTATTGAGACTGTTACCAAAAATGATGAGAATGTTAAGTTGTACACAGGGTTACCGTCACTTGCTATGCTATTgggtattttcaatattttagctGCCAAGTGTTCTGCATTAAAATACTGGTCAGGTCCACCCAGTGCTCAGGAGAAAAATTACCAGAGGAACAGACATGGAAAACCTGGTCCATCaagaaaattatctttttatcaggAATTTATTCTTTCACTTGTTCGCTTACGTTTAGGATTATTTGAGTTTTGTATTGCTGATCTGTTTGGTGTATCTAAAAGTAGGGTTTCCCAGATTTTTATTACTTGGATAACTTTTATGTCAAATACatttggaaactttttgagatgGCCATCTCGGAGACAAGTAAAAAAGTATATGCCATTGTCCTTTAGAAAGCAGTACCCTAATACACGTGCAATTATAGAttgtactgaattttttttacaacgaCCTAGGTCTCCAACTGCTCAAGCAGCTACATATAGTACATATAAGTCTAAAAACACAGCTAAATGTTTGCTAGCTATTTCACCAGCAGggaattttacttttgtttcaaaactttatgGTGGCAATGTGTCTGATAGATTTATTACAGAAGATTCagggtttttaaattttgtggaAGAGGGTGATGACATAATGGCTGACCGAGGTTTTACAATAAGAGATCTGCTCACTGATAAGAAAGCCACCCTGAATATTCCTCCTTTTACCAGAAAGTGTCCATGGGGGAAAAAGAAACGCCTtaatgttaatgaaataaagCAGACGCGCAAGATAGCCAAACTTAGAATTCACGTAGAGAGGGCTATACAGAGACTTAAGTTATTTAGGCTTATAGGAAATTTAATTCCATGGTCACTTAAACCAGTTATTAATCAAATgattaaagtttcagcatttctTTGTAACTTAATGCCAACTCTAGTGAGAAAGTAG